The following coding sequences are from one Treponema parvum window:
- the smpB gene encoding SsrA-binding protein SmpB, producing MSEERKLIAVNKKARFNYSIEESIECGIVLEGTEVKSVKAGNISFPDAFAEIINMEVWVKGLHISEYSFSSVFNHNPDRPKKLLLHREEIKRLLRKTDEKGYTLVPLDFYLKKGRVKITLGLCKGKKLFDKRADIKARDVKRDLQRELRQNQR from the coding sequence ATGAGCGAAGAACGAAAACTTATAGCTGTAAATAAAAAAGCCCGATTTAACTACAGTATTGAAGAATCAATTGAATGCGGTATAGTTTTGGAAGGAACCGAAGTAAAGTCCGTAAAAGCGGGAAATATTTCATTTCCCGACGCTTTTGCCGAAATTATAAACATGGAAGTTTGGGTAAAAGGTTTGCATATTTCAGAATATTCGTTTTCATCCGTGTTCAACCATAACCCGGACAGACCGAAAAAACTCCTTTTGCACAGGGAAGAGATAAAGCGACTGCTCCGCAAAACGGACGAAAAAGGATATACTCTCGTTCCTCTGGATTTTTATCTTAAAAAAGGACGAGTAAAGATAACGCTCGGTCTTTGCAAGGGCAAAAAACTGTTTGACAAAAGGGCTGATATAAAAGCGCGCGATGTCAAGCGCGACTTGCAAAGGGAATTAAGGCAAAATCAGAGATGA
- a CDS encoding TP0183 family DNA metabolism protein has translation MKRFFSFFVLCFSLLCVNFVNAQAEFQQLNVDFYGVYSSSGDKNMIDMTRNLYFAQLKEMNFVTVKDKSADAFFTTEGSEAFIVLKEPSATSTDSVIFFVEIETSGNGNWKSILHAQSQDSSRKSVLKKEYTSYYKILTEAKSAIEETLRDYMDHMDHTEQPSDFPEQQQSKPQKSAAALQATTESIAGTWQGENFIDKIVILRGGRGFIIYKNGATMNILVSVQENADGSSVVSITQAGKSNASFFPELPRKTALENAPTAAPLEWLLTLTDLNTMQGSKKTLVEDKNAPTGAAQGTAEVTWTRK, from the coding sequence ATGAAGCGTTTTTTTAGTTTTTTTGTTTTATGCTTTTCTCTTTTATGCGTAAACTTCGTAAACGCGCAGGCGGAATTCCAACAGCTAAACGTCGATTTTTACGGAGTGTATTCGTCTTCGGGCGATAAAAACATGATAGACATGACGCGGAATTTATATTTTGCTCAGCTAAAAGAGATGAATTTCGTCACCGTCAAAGACAAAAGCGCGGACGCATTTTTTACCACGGAGGGAAGCGAGGCCTTTATCGTTTTAAAAGAACCGTCGGCGACAAGCACGGATTCCGTTATTTTTTTTGTAGAGATAGAAACGTCGGGGAACGGCAACTGGAAAAGCATACTGCACGCGCAATCGCAAGATTCGTCCAGAAAGTCCGTGTTAAAAAAAGAATACACATCGTACTACAAAATACTCACCGAAGCGAAAAGCGCAATAGAAGAAACGCTCCGCGACTACATGGATCACATGGATCACACAGAACAGCCGTCCGATTTTCCGGAACAACAGCAATCCAAGCCGCAAAAATCGGCCGCCGCGCTTCAGGCGACTACGGAATCCATTGCAGGAACGTGGCAGGGAGAAAATTTCATAGATAAAATCGTCATATTGCGCGGCGGCCGCGGCTTTATAATTTACAAAAACGGCGCCACTATGAATATACTGGTTTCCGTACAGGAAAATGCCGACGGATCTTCGGTAGTGAGCATCACTCAGGCAGGAAAATCAAACGCCTCGTTTTTTCCCGAGCTTCCGAGAAAAACCGCCCTTGAAAACGCTCCTACGGCGGCGCCTCTCGAATGGCTGCTTACTCTTACGGACTTAAACACCATGCAGGGAAGCAAAAAGACTCTTGTCGAAGATAAAAACGCGCCGACAGGGGCCGCACAGGGAACGGCGGAAGTTACGTGGACAAGAAAATAA
- a CDS encoding L-threonylcarbamoyladenylate synthase, translated as MICRKSDEDSALKASSLLRKGKIVILPTDTVYGFSGIADGHGDGTAFKTADLIRRIKGRGEAKPMIELIARPQDIYKYTDTEIPLKLLEKWPGALTLIVKNKNSDKTTAFRCPGDAWLRKVIESCGFPIYSTSVNRSGRPVLHKISEICEEFEKYCDLIVDAGDTEDSIPSTIVSLVQPHIKIVRQGEVKVEL; from the coding sequence ATGATCTGCCGCAAGTCTGATGAGGATTCTGCGTTAAAGGCATCTTCTCTGTTACGTAAAGGAAAAATAGTGATATTGCCTACGGACACTGTTTACGGTTTTTCAGGGATTGCGGACGGACATGGAGATGGAACCGCGTTTAAAACAGCCGATCTTATCCGCCGTATAAAGGGCCGCGGCGAAGCTAAGCCGATGATAGAGCTTATCGCTCGTCCCCAAGACATATACAAGTACACGGATACCGAGATTCCTTTAAAACTTTTGGAAAAATGGCCCGGCGCGCTGACCTTGATCGTAAAAAACAAAAATTCCGATAAAACTACCGCTTTCCGCTGTCCCGGAGACGCATGGCTTCGTAAGGTCATAGAGTCTTGCGGTTTTCCGATATATTCGACAAGCGTAAACAGAAGCGGCCGCCCCGTGCTGCATAAGATAAGTGAGATATGTGAAGAATTTGAAAAATATTGCGATTTGATTGTCGATGCGGGCGATACCGAAGATTCTATTCCGTCGACTATAGTGAGTTTGGTTCAGCCGCACATAAAGATCGTAAGGCAGGGCGAAGTTAAGGTAGAGCTTTAG
- a CDS encoding FtsB family cell division protein, with amino-acid sequence MKCFSFLIAAFFGVLSYVVLSLTVGQNGLWSEKQLNEQKRLLSLHTAGIQKINDELTLEYTALQKDPDVIAAYAKKLGYVGENEKLVKITGLHAAPVTLYNTGTVLKRQPVLYISEWVCKAFALTVFFIALSILFLTDYSRKLDTRHGNNGKKIRGIPIYDLPQV; translated from the coding sequence ATGAAATGTTTTTCTTTTTTGATCGCCGCTTTTTTCGGAGTTCTCTCCTATGTAGTTCTTTCTCTCACCGTTGGACAAAACGGGCTGTGGTCTGAAAAACAGTTAAACGAACAAAAACGCCTTTTAAGCCTTCACACTGCAGGAATTCAAAAAATAAACGACGAATTGACGCTCGAATATACCGCCCTTCAAAAGGATCCCGATGTGATCGCCGCTTATGCAAAAAAACTTGGCTATGTGGGTGAAAATGAAAAACTTGTAAAAATAACGGGACTTCACGCCGCTCCCGTAACATTGTATAATACGGGAACCGTTTTAAAAAGGCAGCCGGTTCTTTATATTTCGGAATGGGTATGTAAAGCGTTCGCTCTGACGGTGTTTTTTATCGCTTTGAGCATTCTGTTTTTAACCGATTACAGCCGTAAGCTCGATACAAGACACGGAAACAACGGTAAAAAAATAAGGGGAATTCCCATATATGATCTGCCGCAAGTCTGA
- a CDS encoding 6-hydroxymethylpterin diphosphokinase MptE-like protein yields the protein MEISFFRAKNGNETCSVGGINIHSSYDPQKEADRFAENLEIPFSPSHILITEPALSYCLEKLRLRFPLTKFLAVRYCSYFKNKDKNWDKVFYFDPAKSLENEIFDFLGEEGVLNCFFAAWQPSSKAFEKQNTLAWLEIKAAVEKSRAVLATRSYFAKRWLRNSCRFFLEINKIVEAQNIRTGNSQVFITASGPSLKNSIPYLKKYRNRIFIIALSSSIEALLYHGLIPDMCISTDGGYYAKKHLEILERCEKNNIPLALSCESCCPSKILTTFPVIPLSYGDFPEKLFFDAFGIKASPAARNGTVSGTAVQFALSITSGNVYFCGLDMAQTKGFQHIQPNALENEYKNTCDRLGPLLSRITKTEFYSPVMEIYRNWFSNQKKEFYKRVRRISCNFKYSNKLGNMEDSDWADFSPDKNVSLPSFSETSVHEKKQTRIKKIEDLILSIDKTDEWLKNAFPADYICFKRSILQEDKERFRRILVTQNKDLTASLRRILNEHVV from the coding sequence ATGGAGATTTCTTTTTTCCGTGCAAAAAACGGCAACGAAACCTGTTCCGTAGGCGGAATAAACATACATTCGTCCTATGATCCGCAAAAGGAAGCCGACCGCTTTGCAGAAAACTTGGAAATTCCCTTCTCTCCTTCTCACATACTTATAACGGAACCGGCTCTTTCTTACTGTCTTGAAAAACTCCGCTTAAGATTCCCGCTTACAAAATTTCTTGCCGTCCGCTACTGCAGCTATTTTAAAAACAAGGATAAAAACTGGGACAAGGTTTTTTACTTCGATCCTGCAAAATCGCTTGAAAATGAAATTTTCGATTTTTTGGGCGAAGAAGGAGTTTTAAACTGTTTTTTCGCTGCATGGCAGCCGTCTTCAAAAGCTTTCGAAAAGCAAAACACCCTCGCATGGCTTGAAATAAAGGCCGCCGTAGAAAAAAGCAGGGCGGTTCTTGCTACACGCTCCTATTTTGCAAAAAGATGGCTTAGAAACTCGTGCCGTTTTTTCCTTGAAATCAATAAGATCGTCGAAGCGCAAAATATCCGCACAGGGAATTCTCAGGTATTTATCACGGCGTCGGGACCCAGCCTTAAAAATTCAATCCCGTATTTAAAAAAATACAGAAACCGTATCTTTATTATTGCGCTTTCTTCGTCGATAGAAGCCCTGCTCTACCACGGCTTAATTCCCGATATGTGCATTTCGACCGACGGAGGATACTACGCAAAAAAACACCTTGAAATTCTAGAGCGCTGCGAAAAAAATAATATTCCTCTGGCTTTAAGCTGCGAATCCTGCTGCCCCTCAAAAATTTTGACAACATTTCCCGTAATTCCTTTAAGTTACGGTGATTTTCCTGAAAAACTTTTTTTTGACGCGTTCGGCATAAAAGCGTCGCCTGCCGCCAGAAACGGAACAGTCAGCGGTACGGCGGTGCAATTTGCGCTTTCGATAACGTCCGGGAACGTTTATTTTTGCGGATTGGACATGGCTCAGACGAAAGGATTTCAGCACATTCAACCGAATGCACTTGAGAACGAATATAAAAATACATGCGATCGTCTCGGCCCTCTTTTAAGCCGAATCACAAAAACGGAATTTTATTCGCCTGTGATGGAAATATACCGCAACTGGTTTTCAAATCAAAAAAAAGAATTTTACAAACGCGTAAGACGGATAAGCTGCAATTTCAAATATTCAAACAAACTCGGAAATATGGAAGATTCGGATTGGGCCGATTTTTCTCCCGATAAAAACGTATCTCTTCCGTCTTTTTCAGAAACTTCCGTTCATGAAAAAAAACAAACGCGAATAAAGAAAATCGAAGATCTTATACTTTCAATCGATAAAACCGATGAATGGCTTAAAAACGCTTTTCCGGCGGACTACATATGCTTTAAACGAAGCATTTTACAAGAAGACAAGGAACGCTTCAGACGGATCCTCGTAACCCAAAATAAAGACTTAACGGCTTCTTTACGGCGGATTTTAAATGAACATGTTGTATGA
- a CDS encoding 6-hydroxymethylpterin diphosphokinase MptE-like protein, producing MNMLYEKIIESKNSSPVPVFFGGRPMHSKYDPEAEALSFAAQLPEKSSFAVILGIGGGYHIRATLERFPDIKIIAVENSEKDISFISKIPCVRDLMKNKNVIFCAAENGNEAAQLLKTLYVPALHKDLNILVHRAWASAAEKKEKTIISELKKELSAISADYSVQSHFGKIWQYNIVRNLIFLSKALKNKDGRINKKMVFPVEKTAAVIAAGPSLDDSVKKLKNERESYYIISTDTALGTLLKHKIKPDAVVSIDGQFISHTHFMLEIPEDILFIFDVCASPCAVRRVHALKNKILFVRTGHPMLSVEKDFMSLETGAGTVTIAAADFAAKAGFSNIKMFGADFAYISGKPYAKGTYLESQFYSQSYRLCPAEQRYCALMFRTPLLENAKDPESRTTQILNSYKNTFEVWKEKLKKSGGTCHCGTSNASGAKGDRAQMIENPQNFDFSVFMKHLSDRSNFFAFLPFIAFLRKNPELKDKEFDELLKLAQTSLLRYNYKI from the coding sequence ATGAACATGTTGTATGAAAAAATAATAGAGTCAAAAAATTCCTCGCCCGTACCCGTATTTTTTGGCGGAAGACCTATGCATTCAAAATACGATCCCGAAGCTGAAGCGCTTTCTTTTGCCGCGCAGCTTCCCGAAAAATCCTCCTTCGCCGTCATCCTAGGGATAGGCGGAGGGTATCACATACGGGCAACGCTAGAACGTTTTCCTGACATAAAGATAATAGCGGTGGAAAATTCCGAAAAAGACATTTCATTCATATCAAAAATTCCATGCGTTCGGGATCTGATGAAAAACAAGAACGTAATATTTTGTGCTGCGGAAAACGGAAACGAAGCCGCTCAACTTCTAAAGACTCTGTATGTTCCCGCTTTGCACAAGGATCTTAATATTCTGGTACACAGAGCGTGGGCTTCCGCCGCCGAAAAAAAAGAAAAAACCATAATATCGGAGTTGAAAAAAGAACTTTCCGCAATATCTGCGGATTATTCGGTACAAAGCCACTTCGGTAAAATATGGCAATATAATATTGTGCGGAACCTGATATTTTTAAGTAAGGCTTTAAAAAACAAAGACGGTCGCATAAATAAAAAAATGGTTTTTCCCGTAGAAAAGACCGCCGCCGTCATTGCCGCAGGTCCGAGTCTTGACGATTCAGTAAAAAAATTAAAAAACGAAAGAGAAAGCTATTATATAATTTCAACCGACACCGCCTTGGGGACGCTTTTAAAACATAAGATAAAACCCGACGCTGTCGTTTCCATAGACGGCCAATTTATTTCGCACACGCATTTTATGCTTGAAATACCCGAAGACATCCTGTTTATCTTTGACGTTTGCGCATCTCCGTGCGCCGTTCGCCGCGTTCACGCTCTAAAAAACAAAATCCTGTTTGTCAGGACGGGACATCCCATGCTGTCGGTCGAAAAAGATTTTATGAGCTTGGAAACTGGAGCGGGAACGGTAACGATAGCTGCGGCGGATTTCGCCGCAAAAGCGGGTTTTTCAAACATTAAAATGTTCGGAGCGGATTTCGCATACATTTCGGGAAAGCCTTACGCCAAGGGTACTTATCTTGAAAGCCAGTTTTATTCCCAGTCATACAGGCTTTGCCCCGCCGAACAAAGATACTGCGCATTGATGTTCCGCACTCCGCTCTTGGAAAATGCAAAGGACCCTGAAAGCCGCACGACTCAAATACTAAATTCATATAAAAACACGTTCGAGGTATGGAAGGAAAAGTTGAAAAAGAGCGGCGGCACGTGTCACTGCGGCACAAGTAACGCAAGCGGCGCAAAAGGCGACAGGGCGCAAATGATTGAAAATCCTCAAAATTTTGATTTTTCGGTTTTTATGAAGCACTTAAGCGACCGATCGAATTTCTTCGCTTTTTTGCCATTTATCGCCTTTTTGCGAAAAAATCCTGAATTAAAAGACAAAGAATTCGACGAACTGCTAAAACTTGCACAGACCTCTCTCTTACGTTATAATTATAAGATATGA
- a CDS encoding tetratricopeptide repeat protein, giving the protein MLLLLSAASFFCCSCRSGEVLDIPVPNEQKVLKDNIASEYYSIAEAYFDLKNYTKAETYYKLAMREKSLRSASYYQLGRVYALSKRWDEAKKVFTDLIKKDPENLSFAESLAYITAMSGKTASALEMYLDLTKKNPDNSEILCNYISLLIHTEKTELAEKELLNLKNKFPDNANIENFQKRIAEGSEKAEEAQEKEKAGETASSE; this is encoded by the coding sequence ATGCTTTTGCTTTTATCTGCGGCGTCGTTTTTTTGCTGTTCCTGCCGTTCCGGAGAAGTTTTAGACATTCCCGTCCCGAACGAACAAAAAGTCTTAAAGGATAACATAGCTTCAGAATATTATTCCATTGCGGAAGCGTACTTCGATTTAAAAAATTATACGAAGGCCGAAACTTATTATAAGCTTGCCATGAGAGAAAAAAGCTTAAGGAGCGCATCCTATTATCAGCTGGGACGCGTGTACGCGCTTTCAAAAAGATGGGACGAAGCGAAAAAAGTTTTTACCGATTTGATAAAAAAAGATCCTGAAAACCTTTCTTTTGCGGAATCCTTGGCTTACATCACAGCGATGAGCGGCAAAACGGCTTCGGCTCTTGAAATGTATTTAGACTTGACAAAAAAAAATCCCGATAATTCCGAGATTCTTTGCAATTATATTTCCCTGCTTATCCATACTGAAAAGACCGAACTCGCGGAAAAAGAGCTGCTTAATCTCAAAAATAAATTTCCGGACAACGCGAACATAGAAAATTTTCAAAAAAGAATAGCCGAAGGATCCGAGAAAGCGGAAGAGGCCCAAGAAAAAGAAAAAGCGGGGGAAACAGCTTCGAGCGAATAA
- a CDS encoding uracil phosphoribosyltransferase, with amino-acid sequence MVDDRVILKAEDLDGYLTRQDKLNLNRLEEMYSETMRFFQPENKEKIISQYDKMGHAMQEICAAHPDIQVYSFVTEEGAHAEASRVISKLRDVNTNHQEFMYYSQRAYEMLFRMAYTDQHSDKKNYITVKTPVTSPVQNFAVHKIPNIDAKIENSVMCVMLRGALLPSMIMSKEIEEYSSHNYVTPFALFKINRDDTKTESNMEYVLNLKNSFFNLEELDGKDLIFADPMNATGGSLVTVIRYLQSQGVKPKSIKFFNVISALKGSIRVTRALENCTCYTLWLDPVLNVKAYIMPGLGDAGDRLNGCDNYDSPRNIIQLIADYGSNISGLYRSQLFKIEQTVLGK; translated from the coding sequence GTGGTTGATGACAGAGTTATTTTAAAAGCAGAAGACCTTGACGGATATCTTACAAGACAGGATAAACTTAATCTCAATCGGCTTGAAGAGATGTACAGCGAGACCATGCGGTTTTTTCAGCCAGAAAATAAAGAAAAAATAATTTCCCAATACGATAAGATGGGACATGCGATGCAGGAAATTTGCGCCGCACATCCGGACATACAGGTTTATTCGTTTGTGACTGAAGAAGGGGCTCATGCCGAAGCTTCTCGGGTCATTTCAAAACTGCGGGACGTCAATACGAATCATCAGGAATTTATGTATTACAGTCAGCGTGCGTATGAAATGCTTTTTAGAATGGCCTATACCGACCAGCACAGCGATAAAAAAAATTATATAACGGTGAAAACTCCCGTAACTTCGCCGGTGCAGAATTTCGCCGTACATAAAATACCGAACATCGATGCAAAAATAGAAAATTCCGTAATGTGCGTAATGCTTCGAGGAGCCTTGCTGCCCAGCATGATCATGTCAAAGGAAATAGAAGAGTATTCGTCTCATAACTATGTTACTCCTTTTGCGCTTTTTAAGATTAACAGGGACGACACAAAGACGGAATCCAATATGGAATATGTTCTCAATTTAAAAAATTCTTTTTTTAATCTTGAAGAACTTGACGGCAAGGATCTCATATTTGCCGATCCCATGAACGCCACAGGCGGTTCCTTGGTTACCGTAATAAGATACTTGCAGTCGCAGGGCGTAAAACCTAAGTCCATAAAATTCTTTAACGTGATATCCGCATTAAAGGGAAGCATCCGCGTTACGCGCGCACTTGAAAACTGCACGTGCTATACCCTGTGGCTTGATCCGGTCTTGAACGTAAAAGCTTATATTATGCCCGGTTTGGGCGATGCCGGCGACCGCCTTAACGGGTGCGACAACTATGATTCTCCGCGCAATATTATCCAGCTAATTGCGGATTACGGAAGCAATATTTCAGGCTTGTACCGCTCACAGCTGTTTAAGATCGAACAGACTGTGCTGGGAAAGTGA